A stretch of the Lactuca sativa cultivar Salinas chromosome 9, Lsat_Salinas_v11, whole genome shotgun sequence genome encodes the following:
- the LOC111912727 gene encoding uncharacterized protein LOC111912727: MPTVWFSLKKSLHCKSEPSEVHDPKSKKQLATILTRKPGRSGCSRSIANLKDVINGGSKRHSEKPVSCSPRSIGSSEFLNPITHEVILNDSRCELKITGFGGGFHDVSGGAAAGGGGGDGSTFVGTLMPGTPGPGGHPTMHTFKNHQTPTRRTVSSSDGNGIANSGNSTGKNGIGIPQKPRPSMETESYGSSGAVTCHKCGKQFGKWENLEAHHLSKHAVTELMEGDSSRKIVEIICRSSWLKSENTSGRIEKVLKVHNMQKTLSRFEDYRELVKTKASKLPKKHPRCLADGNELLRFYGTTISCSLGINGHSSLCISDKCCVCRIIRNGFSTPKELKGGIGVFTTSTSVRAFESIEVCDDSLDTRKALMVCRVIAGRVHRPLENIQEISGQSGFDSLAGKVGVHSNIEDLYLLSPKALLPCFVVICRV; this comes from the exons ATGCCAACAGTTTGGTTTTCCTTGAAGAAATCTCTCCACTGCAAATCGGAGCCATCGGAGGTCCATGACCCGAAATCCAAGAAACAACTCGCAACAATCTTGACCCGAAAACCAGGTCGGTCGGGTTGTTCAAGGTCCATCGCAAATCTCAAAGATGTCATCAATGGCGGCAGTAAGAGGCATTCAGAAAAGCCAGTGAGTTGTAGTCCTAGATCTATCGGAAGCAGCGAGTTtctaaacccaattacccatgaAGTTATTCTCAACGATTCAAGATGTGAGCTTAAAATCACCGGCTTCGGTGGCGGGTTTCACGATGTTAGCGGTGGCGCCGCCGCCGGTGGCGGCGGCGGCGATGGGTCTACTTTCGTGGGTACATTAATGCCGGGTACACCTGGTCCTGGTGGACACCCAACAATGCATACTTTCAAGAATCATCAAACACCTACAAGAAGAACGGTTTCATCATCAGACGGGAATGGAATCGCGAATTCCGGTAACTCAACAGGAAAGAATGGAATTGGAATCCCACAAAAACCTAGACCTTCAATGGAAACAGAATCTTATGGGTCTTCTGGCGCAGTCACGTGCCATAAGTGTGGTAAACAGTTTGGAAAGTGGGAAAATCTTGAAGCCCATCATCTCTCAAAACACGCAG TGACTGAACTTATGGAGggtgattcttctagaaagatcGTGGAAATCATCTGTCGATCGAGCTGGTTAAAGTCCGAGAACACTTCGGGTCGAATCGAGAAGGTTCTAAAAGTCCACAACATGCAAAAAACACTATCTAGATTCGAAGACTATCGAGAGTTAGTGAAAACGAAAGCTAGCAAACTACCAAAGAAACACCCACGTTGTTTAGCAGATGGGAATGAACTTTTAAGGTTTTATGGCACCACAATCTCCTGTTCTCTTGGAATCAACGGCCATTCTAGCCTTTGTATCTCCGATAAATGTTGTGTTTGTCGGATTATAAGAAATGGGTTTTCGACACCTAAGGAACTCAAGGGTGGTATTGGGGTTTTCACAACTTCGACTAGTGTTAGAGCTTTTGAATCGATAGAAGTTTGCGATGATAGTTTAGATACACGAAAAGCTTTAATGGTGTGTAGGGTGATTGCAGGGAGGGTTCATAGGCCACTAGAGAACATTCAAGAGATTTCAGGGCAATCGGGGTTTGATTCGTTGGCTGGGAAAGTTGGGGTTCATTCGAATATCGAGGATCTTTATTTGCTTAGCCCTAAAGCTCTTTTACCTTGCTTTGTGGTGATTTGTAGAGTCTAA